The Manihot esculenta cultivar AM560-2 chromosome 1, M.esculenta_v8, whole genome shotgun sequence genome has a window encoding:
- the LOC110612888 gene encoding kinesin-like protein KIN-14I isoform X1 produces the protein MAGDGALMSFSVASVVEDVLQQHGNRLGDLDLESRKAEEAASRRYEAAGWLRKMVGVVAARDLPAEPSEEEFRLGLRSGIILCNALNKVQPGAVPKVVEGPCDAALIPDGAALSAFQYFENVRNFLVAVQEIGLPTFEASDLEQGGKSARIMNSVLALKSYSEWKQTGGNGVWKFGGNVKPTISTKSFVRKNSEPFMNSLARNSSMNDQSLNALSTDLDQNKMSTSGSLSMLVRAVLLDKKPEEVPTLVESVLSKVVEEFEHRIASQYDLVKTTPKDAAVSQGNKFAFKSASGDKKIEDKSITVIKKEEWLHKNHIPEEERKNQNLKHQMIFDHQQRDIQELKHALRTTKAGMQFMQMKFLDEFNNLGMHIQGLAHAASGYHKVLEENRKLYNQVQDLKGSIRVYCRVRPFLSAQSNFLSTVDHIEDGNITINTPSKLGKGRKSFSFNKVFGPSATQAEVFSDMQPLIRSVLDGYNVCIFAYGQTGSGKTYTMTGPKDLTEKNLGVNYRALGDLFLLAEQRKDIFCYNVAVQMIEIYNEQVRDLLVTDGSNKRLEIRNSSQTGLNVPDANLVPVSSTSDVIDLMNLGQRNRAVGATALNDRSSRSHSCLTVHVQGRDLTSGTMLRGCMHLVDLAGSERVDKSEVTGDRLKEAQHINKSLSALGDVIASLAQKNPHVPYRNSKLTQLLQDSLGGQAKTLMFVHMSPEPDAVGETISTLKFAERVATVELGAARVNKDDADVKELKEQIASLKAALARKEGEAEHFQHSVSGNSERYRRKENESSPLDSINSRPGDVNDSNSFRQPMGDVGNIEVHTNATLRQKRQSFDLDELLANSPPWPPVISPNKNSGEDEKEICSGEWVDKVMVNRQDVVNRVENPLGCWEAVNTHLPDVFQQKYLSDNSKIYTEQSYNMFVGNNRFNSSSTDDMDDAATSDSSEPDLLWQFNQAKLSGISSGIDSKTKKPNSKAAKNPDLSRNLNPMLGPSPSRKLPNGVGAPLHRSGRQPAPVDMKRRTGNRK, from the exons ATGGCAGGAGACGGAGCATTAATGTCGTTTTCAGTGGCTTCAGTGGTGGAGGATGTACTGCAACAGCACGGCAATAGACTCGGAGATCTTGATTTGGAGTCTAGAAAAGCTGAAGAAGCTG CATCAAGAAGATATGAGGCCGCAGGGTGGTTGAGAAAGATGGTTGGGGTGGTTGCGGCCAGGGATTTGCCAGCGGAGCCTTCTGAAGAGGAATTTAGGCTTGGATTGAGAAGCGGAATCATCCTTTGCAATGCCCTCAATAAGGTTCAGCCTGGAGCTGTGCCCAAG GTGGTTGAAGGTCCGTGTGATGCTGCTCTTATCCCCGATGGAGCTGCATTATCTGCTTTTCAATATTTTGAAAATGTGAGGAATTTCCTTGTTGCTGTACAAGAGATTGGGCTTCCTACTTTCGAGGCATCTGATCTGGAACAA GGAGGAAAATCTGCCAGGATTATGAATAGTGTTTTGGCACTTAAATCCTACAGTGAGTGGAAACAGACGGGTGGAAATGGAGTGTGGAAATTTGGCGGAAATGTGAAACCTACCATCTCAACAAAATCTTTTGTACGAAAAAACTCTGAGCCATTTATGAATTCCTTagcgaggaactcatcgatgAATGATCAGTCTTTGAACGCTCTGTCCACTGACCTTGACCAAAATAAAATG TCTACCTCTGGTTCCTTGAGTATGCTGGTTCGGGCTGTTTTGTTGGATAAGAAGCCAGAAGAAGTTCCAACG TTGGTGGAATCAGTGCTAAGTAAGGTTGTGGAAGAGTTTGAGCATCGCATTGCAAGCCAATATGATCTG GTAAAGACTACTCCTAAAGATGCGGCTGTTTCTCAGGGCAACAAGTTTGCATTTAAATCTGCATCTGGTGATAAAAAG ATCGAAGATAAAAGTATCACAGTGATAAAGAAAGAGGAATGGCTTCACAAGAACCACATTCCTGAAGAGGAACGTAAAAATCAAAACCTGAAACATCAGATGATCTTTGATCATCAACAAAGAGACATTCAG GAATTAAAGCATGCACTTCGTACAACAAAAGCTGGAATGCAGTTTATGCAAATGAAATTTCTTGATGAGTTTAACAATTTAG GCATGCACATACAGGGTCTAGCTCATGCTGCTTCTGGTTACCACAAGGTTCTCGAGGAAAACCGCAAGCTATACAATCAGGTGCAGGACCTCAAGG GAAGTATTCGGGTTTATTGCCGAGTGAGGCCATTTTTGTCTGCACAATCCAACTTTTTAAGCACTGTGGATCATATAGAAGATGGAAATATTACTATTAACACCCCATCAAAACTTGGAAAAGGACGCAAGTCCTTCAGTTTCAACAAAGTCTTCGGACCATCTGCCACACAAG CGGAGGTCTTCTCTGATATGCAGCCATTGATCCGGTCTGTTCTTGATGGATACAATGTTTGCATATTTGCATATGGTCAGACGGGATCTGGAAAAACTTATACAATG ACTGGACCCAAAGATCTTACAGAGAAAAATCTCGGTGTAAATTATAGGGCATTGGGTGATTTGTTTCTTCTAGCAGAGCAAAGAAAGGACATCTTCTGCTATAACGTGGCGGTACAAATGATTGAGATTTACAATGAGCAAGTCAGGGATCTCCTTGTCACTGATGGAAGCAACAAAAG ATTAGAAATTCGCAATAGTTCTCAAACTGGTCTGAATGTACCAGATGCAAATCTTGTTCCCGTTTCATCAACATCTGATGTCATTGATTTGATGAACCTTGGACAAAGGAATCGTGCTGTCGGTGCAACAGCCCTTAATGACCGTAGCAGTCGCTCTCATAG TTGCTTGACTGTTCACGTTCAAGGAAGAGACTTGACATcaggaactatgcttcgtggTTGCATGCATCTGGTTGATTTGGCGGGGAGCGAGAGGGTAGACAAATCTGAAGTGACAGGAGATAGATTAAAAGAGGCACAACATATTAACAAATCTCTTTCAGCTTTAGGCGATGTGATTGCTTCACTTGCCCAAAAGAACCCACATGTCCCTTATAGAAACAGCAAACTTACACAGCTGCTCCAAGATTCACTTG GAGGACAGGCCAAAACATTAATGTTTGTTCACATGAGCCCTGAGCCTGATGCTGTTGGAGAAACAATAAGCACACTTAAATTTGCGGAGCGGGTAGCCACCGTTGAACTAGGAGCAGCTCGCGTGAACAAAGATGATGCGGATGTTAAAGAGCTCAAAGAAcaa ATTGCAAGCCTTAAGGCAGCATTAGCAAGGAAAGAGGGAGAAGCAGAACACTTTCAACATTCTGTATCTGGCAACTCTGAAAGGtacagaagaaaagaaaatgagtcaTCGCCCCTTGATTCTATTAACTCGCGGCCTGGGGATGTAAATGATAGCAATAGCTTCCGGCAACCCATGGGTGATGTAGGCAACATAGAG GTTCACACCAACGCTACTTTGAGGCAAAAGAGGCAGAGTTTCGATCTTGATGAGCTATTAGCAAATTCACCTCCATGGCCTCCAGTGATTAGTCCTAACAAAAATTCTGGAGAGGATGAAAAGGAAATTTGCTCAGGCGAGTGGGTAGATAAAGTCATGGTGAATAGGCAAGATGTTGTAAATAGAGTTGAAAACCCTTTAGGGTGCTGGGAAGCAGTCAATACCCATTTGCCTGATGTGTTTCAACAGAAATATCTTTCAGACAATTCCAAAATTTACACCGAGCAATCCTATAATATGTTTGTGGGTAACAACAGGTTCAACAGTAGTAGTACTGATGATATGGATGATGCCGCCACAAGTGATTCTTCAGAACCTGATTTGCTGTGGCAATTCAATCAAGCCAAGCTTTCTGGCATATCCAGTGGGATTGACTCCAAAACAAAGAAGCCAAATTCAAAAGCAGCAAAGAATCCAGATTTGAG CAGGAATTTAAATCCCATGCTAGGTCCTTCACCGTCACGAAAATTACCAAATGGAGTTGGTGCTCCCTTGCACCGGAGTGGAAGGCAGCCAGCTCCTGTTGATATGAAACGAAGAACTGGAAATAGAAAGTAG
- the LOC110612888 gene encoding kinesin-like protein KIN-14I isoform X2 has protein sequence MAGDGALMSFSVASVVEDVLQQHGNRLGDLDLESRKAEEAASRRYEAAGWLRKMVGVVAARDLPAEPSEEEFRLGLRSGIILCNALNKVQPGAVPKVVEGPCDAALIPDGAALSAFQYFENVRNFLVAVQEIGLPTFEASDLEQGGKSARIMNSVLALKSYSEWKQTGGNGVWKFGGNVKPTISTKSFVRKNSEPFMNSLARNSSMNDQSLNALSTDLDQNKMSTSGSLSMLVRAVLLDKKPEEVPTLVESVLSKVVEEFEHRIASQYDLVKTTPKDAAVSQGNKFAFKSASGDKKIEDKSITVIKKEEWLHKNHIPEEERKNQNLKHQMIFDHQQRDIQELKHALRTTKAGMQFMQMKFLDEFNNLGMHIQGLAHAASGYHKVLEENRKLYNQVQDLKGSIRVYCRVRPFLSAQSNFLSTVDHIEDGNITINTPSKLGKGRKSFSFNKVFGPSATQAEVFSDMQPLIRSVLDGYNVCIFAYGQTGSGKTYTMTGPKDLTEKNLGVNYRALGDLFLLAEQRKDIFCYNVAVQMIEIYNEQVRDLLVTDGSNKRLEIRNSSQTGLNVPDANLVPVSSTSDVIDLMNLGQRNRAVGATALNDRSSRSHSCLTVHVQGRDLTSGTMLRGCMHLVDLAGSERVDKSEVTGDRLKEAQHINKSLSALGDVIASLAQKNPHVPYRNSKLTQLLQDSLGGQAKTLMFVHMSPEPDAVGETISTLKFAERVATVELGAARVNKDDADVKELKEQIASLKAALARKEGEAEHFQHSVSGNSERYRRKENESSPLDSINSRPGDVNDSNSFRQPMGDVGNIEVHTNATLRQKRQSFDLDELLANSPPWPPVISPNKNSGEDEKEICSGEWVDKVMVNRQDVVNRVENPLGCWEAVNTHLPDVFQQKYLSDNSKIYTEQSYNMFVGNNRFNSSSTDDMDDAATSDSSEPDLLWQFNQAKLSGISSGIDSKTKKPNSKAAKNPDLRNLNPMLGPSPSRKLPNGVGAPLHRSGRQPAPVDMKRRTGNRK, from the exons ATGGCAGGAGACGGAGCATTAATGTCGTTTTCAGTGGCTTCAGTGGTGGAGGATGTACTGCAACAGCACGGCAATAGACTCGGAGATCTTGATTTGGAGTCTAGAAAAGCTGAAGAAGCTG CATCAAGAAGATATGAGGCCGCAGGGTGGTTGAGAAAGATGGTTGGGGTGGTTGCGGCCAGGGATTTGCCAGCGGAGCCTTCTGAAGAGGAATTTAGGCTTGGATTGAGAAGCGGAATCATCCTTTGCAATGCCCTCAATAAGGTTCAGCCTGGAGCTGTGCCCAAG GTGGTTGAAGGTCCGTGTGATGCTGCTCTTATCCCCGATGGAGCTGCATTATCTGCTTTTCAATATTTTGAAAATGTGAGGAATTTCCTTGTTGCTGTACAAGAGATTGGGCTTCCTACTTTCGAGGCATCTGATCTGGAACAA GGAGGAAAATCTGCCAGGATTATGAATAGTGTTTTGGCACTTAAATCCTACAGTGAGTGGAAACAGACGGGTGGAAATGGAGTGTGGAAATTTGGCGGAAATGTGAAACCTACCATCTCAACAAAATCTTTTGTACGAAAAAACTCTGAGCCATTTATGAATTCCTTagcgaggaactcatcgatgAATGATCAGTCTTTGAACGCTCTGTCCACTGACCTTGACCAAAATAAAATG TCTACCTCTGGTTCCTTGAGTATGCTGGTTCGGGCTGTTTTGTTGGATAAGAAGCCAGAAGAAGTTCCAACG TTGGTGGAATCAGTGCTAAGTAAGGTTGTGGAAGAGTTTGAGCATCGCATTGCAAGCCAATATGATCTG GTAAAGACTACTCCTAAAGATGCGGCTGTTTCTCAGGGCAACAAGTTTGCATTTAAATCTGCATCTGGTGATAAAAAG ATCGAAGATAAAAGTATCACAGTGATAAAGAAAGAGGAATGGCTTCACAAGAACCACATTCCTGAAGAGGAACGTAAAAATCAAAACCTGAAACATCAGATGATCTTTGATCATCAACAAAGAGACATTCAG GAATTAAAGCATGCACTTCGTACAACAAAAGCTGGAATGCAGTTTATGCAAATGAAATTTCTTGATGAGTTTAACAATTTAG GCATGCACATACAGGGTCTAGCTCATGCTGCTTCTGGTTACCACAAGGTTCTCGAGGAAAACCGCAAGCTATACAATCAGGTGCAGGACCTCAAGG GAAGTATTCGGGTTTATTGCCGAGTGAGGCCATTTTTGTCTGCACAATCCAACTTTTTAAGCACTGTGGATCATATAGAAGATGGAAATATTACTATTAACACCCCATCAAAACTTGGAAAAGGACGCAAGTCCTTCAGTTTCAACAAAGTCTTCGGACCATCTGCCACACAAG CGGAGGTCTTCTCTGATATGCAGCCATTGATCCGGTCTGTTCTTGATGGATACAATGTTTGCATATTTGCATATGGTCAGACGGGATCTGGAAAAACTTATACAATG ACTGGACCCAAAGATCTTACAGAGAAAAATCTCGGTGTAAATTATAGGGCATTGGGTGATTTGTTTCTTCTAGCAGAGCAAAGAAAGGACATCTTCTGCTATAACGTGGCGGTACAAATGATTGAGATTTACAATGAGCAAGTCAGGGATCTCCTTGTCACTGATGGAAGCAACAAAAG ATTAGAAATTCGCAATAGTTCTCAAACTGGTCTGAATGTACCAGATGCAAATCTTGTTCCCGTTTCATCAACATCTGATGTCATTGATTTGATGAACCTTGGACAAAGGAATCGTGCTGTCGGTGCAACAGCCCTTAATGACCGTAGCAGTCGCTCTCATAG TTGCTTGACTGTTCACGTTCAAGGAAGAGACTTGACATcaggaactatgcttcgtggTTGCATGCATCTGGTTGATTTGGCGGGGAGCGAGAGGGTAGACAAATCTGAAGTGACAGGAGATAGATTAAAAGAGGCACAACATATTAACAAATCTCTTTCAGCTTTAGGCGATGTGATTGCTTCACTTGCCCAAAAGAACCCACATGTCCCTTATAGAAACAGCAAACTTACACAGCTGCTCCAAGATTCACTTG GAGGACAGGCCAAAACATTAATGTTTGTTCACATGAGCCCTGAGCCTGATGCTGTTGGAGAAACAATAAGCACACTTAAATTTGCGGAGCGGGTAGCCACCGTTGAACTAGGAGCAGCTCGCGTGAACAAAGATGATGCGGATGTTAAAGAGCTCAAAGAAcaa ATTGCAAGCCTTAAGGCAGCATTAGCAAGGAAAGAGGGAGAAGCAGAACACTTTCAACATTCTGTATCTGGCAACTCTGAAAGGtacagaagaaaagaaaatgagtcaTCGCCCCTTGATTCTATTAACTCGCGGCCTGGGGATGTAAATGATAGCAATAGCTTCCGGCAACCCATGGGTGATGTAGGCAACATAGAG GTTCACACCAACGCTACTTTGAGGCAAAAGAGGCAGAGTTTCGATCTTGATGAGCTATTAGCAAATTCACCTCCATGGCCTCCAGTGATTAGTCCTAACAAAAATTCTGGAGAGGATGAAAAGGAAATTTGCTCAGGCGAGTGGGTAGATAAAGTCATGGTGAATAGGCAAGATGTTGTAAATAGAGTTGAAAACCCTTTAGGGTGCTGGGAAGCAGTCAATACCCATTTGCCTGATGTGTTTCAACAGAAATATCTTTCAGACAATTCCAAAATTTACACCGAGCAATCCTATAATATGTTTGTGGGTAACAACAGGTTCAACAGTAGTAGTACTGATGATATGGATGATGCCGCCACAAGTGATTCTTCAGAACCTGATTTGCTGTGGCAATTCAATCAAGCCAAGCTTTCTGGCATATCCAGTGGGATTGACTCCAAAACAAAGAAGCCAAATTCAAAAGCAGCAAAGAATCCAGATTTGAG GAATTTAAATCCCATGCTAGGTCCTTCACCGTCACGAAAATTACCAAATGGAGTTGGTGCTCCCTTGCACCGGAGTGGAAGGCAGCCAGCTCCTGTTGATATGAAACGAAGAACTGGAAATAGAAAGTAG